CCAGCCTTCAGGAACTGGTGCAGGGCTTAAACGCCCTGGGGGCCACCCCGCGCGACCTCATCAGCGTCCTGCGCACCTTGCAGACCTCGGGCTCCCTGCACGCCGAGCTGGAGGTCATGTAACATGTCCGTGGGCCTGGAATCGCCGCTTTTGGCCGCGCCCGCCGAGGCGGGGGTGGATGTCCAGAACAAGCTGCACATGGATTCCCTGGCCAGAACCCTCAATGCCGGGAATACGGATGAGAAGAAACTGCGCGAGGCCTGCCGGGGATTCGAAAGCGCGTTTCTGCAAAAGCTCATGGCCCAGATGCGGGCCACGGTGCCCAAGGACGGCATTTTGCACGGCCCCTACGAGGACAAATACCTGTCCATGTTCGATCAGGCCATGGGCGACAAGCTGGCCGAGGCCGGCGGCATCGGCCTGGCGGACATGATGTATGCCCAACTCAAGGAGCGGGTGGGGCGGGGCAAGGGCCAATCGGACCAGACAGGCCAGACGGGCGCCGGATCGGGTGCGCCGACAGGGCCCGCCAAGGGGGCGACGCTGCCCGCCAACCGTCCTGCGGCCGGAACGGGACTGGACCACCTTCCCACGAAATCGGCCGGGATCCCGAGCGAGCCGCAGCGCATCATAGCCGATCCCGTGTTGGCCCATCCCTCCCATTCCCTGTTCCTCTCCGCCAAGGCCGCCGAGGGGACCGACGCCTCGCGTCCCGGCCGGGATCAGGCCGCCATGGAACTGGCGGCCCCGGTGACCGGGATCATCACCTCGGACTACGGCTGGCGTGGCGACCCGTTCACCGGCAAGACGGCCTGGCATGCGGGCATGGACATCGCCGCCCCCGAAGGGGAAGCGGTTGCCGCCTGCTGGGACGGACAGGTCGTTTTTGCCGGGCAAAAGGGCGGCTACGGCAAGGCCGTGATCGTGGAGCATGAAGGCGGATGGCGTAGTGTTTACGGGCACTTAAGTAGTATCGACGTGCAGCAGGGAGATGTTGTCGCCGCAGGCCGGAAAATTGCAGAAGTAGGGAGTACGGGACGATCCACCGGCCCTCATCTGCACTTCGAACTGCGATACGCCGGGGCCAGCGTGGATCCCATGCAGGTGGGGATCTATGCGGCGAGCGCCGCATCGCAAGGCATAAACGAAGGCGCGACGATGGCGGCGCGCTCCAGCGGGGGAGGAAGTCATGACCTCGAGAATCATCGCCAGCCTGAACAGGCAGGAGAAGGCCCTGGCGCTTTTGGCCATGCTGCAGCGGGAAGAATTTACCCACCTGAGGGTGCTTGACCCCACCAAGGTGGCCGGACTCGAGTTTTCCATCCATGAACTTCTGCGCCAGATCGCGGTGGAGCGCACCGAACTGCGCGCCATCTACGCCACGATTGTTCCCGCCGCCAAGCGCCTTTCCGAGGTCATCCACACCTTCTCCGAGGATCAGCGCCAGCGCGCCCAGGCATTGTATGAGGGCATCGACCGCCGGGAGCAGGCCTGCTCCAGGCAGGCCGAGCTGAATTTCAAGATGGCCCTGGGGTTTTATGACCAGAGCCGCTCCTGCGTCGAATTCA
Above is a genomic segment from Desulfolutivibrio sulfodismutans DSM 3696 containing:
- the flgN gene encoding flagellar export chaperone FlgN, with protein sequence MTSRIIASLNRQEKALALLAMLQREEFTHLRVLDPTKVAGLEFSIHELLRQIAVERTELRAIYATIVPAAKRLSEVIHTFSEDQRQRAQALYEGIDRREQACSRQAELNFKMALGFYDQSRSCVEFIQKQLVPTRNVYTAAGRYARATAEPTLVSGRM
- a CDS encoding peptidoglycan DD-metalloendopeptidase family protein: MSVGLESPLLAAPAEAGVDVQNKLHMDSLARTLNAGNTDEKKLREACRGFESAFLQKLMAQMRATVPKDGILHGPYEDKYLSMFDQAMGDKLAEAGGIGLADMMYAQLKERVGRGKGQSDQTGQTGAGSGAPTGPAKGATLPANRPAAGTGLDHLPTKSAGIPSEPQRIIADPVLAHPSHSLFLSAKAAEGTDASRPGRDQAAMELAAPVTGIITSDYGWRGDPFTGKTAWHAGMDIAAPEGEAVAACWDGQVVFAGQKGGYGKAVIVEHEGGWRSVYGHLSSIDVQQGDVVAAGRKIAEVGSTGRSTGPHLHFELRYAGASVDPMQVGIYAASAASQGINEGATMAARSSGGGSHDLENHRQPEQAGEGPGAFGHAAAGRIYPPEGA